Proteins encoded together in one Oreochromis aureus strain Israel breed Guangdong linkage group 23, ZZ_aureus, whole genome shotgun sequence window:
- the LOC120436217 gene encoding desmoglein-3-like: MPMMRTHFLMGLLLILRSSQKAPKDNDTAAILRAQESVGPGIYTVELVVKDQQGHFCPEPQKITVRICSCEDGVMCGNTQPIKGARLGSAGIGTLVQGPLLVLLLGSLLLISCHCRRAARDLPTTNTVKVKNRAEAQQEVEELTLE; the protein is encoded by the exons TTGATTTTGAGATCATCCCAGAAGGCACCAAAGGACAATG ACACTGCAGCTATTTTGCGGGCTCAGGAGTCCGTGGGGCCTGGTATCTACACGGTGGAATTAGTGGTAAAAGATCAGCAGGGACATTTCTGTCCAGAACCACAAAAAATTACGGTTCGAATTTGCAGCTGTGAGGATGGAGTCATGTGTGGAAACACTCAGCCAATCAAAGGAGCACGATTAGGATCTGCAGGGATTGGGACACTAGTACAGGGACCATTGCTGGTGCTGCTAC ttggtTCTCTGCTGCTGATCTCCTGTCACTGTAGACGTGCTGCAAGAGATTTGCCCACAACAAATACTGTCAAGGTTAAAAATCGAGCTGAGGCTCAACAAGAGGTGGAGGAATTGACGCTGGAATAA